A window from Microbacterium ginsengiterrae encodes these proteins:
- a CDS encoding SRPBCC family protein, with amino-acid sequence MTITGRFDEERHTVRLVREFTTSIDDVWASIVDSERLSRWFGTWSGDPASGSISVTMNAEPETMSAASWTIRRCEPPHVLSVSITDDDGSWHLTAELTARDGRTVLALTQHEVAAEMLPDTGPGWEWYLDRLVAVVDGGSVPSLAEFEAVYAPMSREYAALARSAD; translated from the coding sequence ATGACCATCACAGGACGATTCGATGAGGAGCGACACACCGTGCGGCTCGTCCGCGAGTTCACGACCTCCATCGACGATGTGTGGGCGAGCATCGTCGATTCCGAGCGGCTGAGCCGCTGGTTCGGCACCTGGAGCGGAGACCCGGCGTCGGGATCGATCTCCGTGACGATGAACGCCGAACCGGAGACGATGTCGGCTGCGTCATGGACGATCCGTCGCTGCGAGCCACCGCATGTCCTCTCCGTCAGCATCACCGATGACGACGGCAGTTGGCACCTGACGGCCGAGCTCACCGCGCGTGACGGTCGAACGGTCCTGGCGCTGACCCAGCACGAGGTCGCCGCCGAGATGCTTCCCGACACCGGCCCCGGCTGGGAGTGGTATCTCGACAGGCTCGTCGCGGTCGTCGACGGGGGAAGCGTGCCGTCGCTCGCCGAGTTCGAGGCGGTATACGCGCCGATGAGTCGCGAATACGCGGCACTGGCGCGCTCCGCGGACTGA
- a CDS encoding ArsR/SmtB family transcription factor, whose product MDVFGAIADPIRRELLRRLSNGPARVVDLAAEHDVSRPAISKHLRILDEAGLVHAEVRGRERHYVIDVEPLDAVHHLLHALAARRPPISAQHLDALDTEAHRAARDRRRGTPTPKSPDLEEDSA is encoded by the coding sequence ATGGACGTGTTCGGAGCGATCGCTGACCCGATCCGACGGGAGCTGCTCCGGCGGCTCTCGAATGGTCCGGCGCGCGTCGTCGACCTCGCCGCAGAGCATGACGTCTCCCGTCCGGCGATCAGCAAGCACCTGCGCATCCTCGACGAGGCGGGCCTCGTGCACGCGGAGGTCCGCGGGCGTGAACGGCACTACGTGATCGACGTCGAGCCGTTGGATGCCGTGCACCATCTGCTGCACGCTCTCGCAGCCCGCCGACCGCCGATCTCCGCGCAGCACCTCGACGCCCTCGACACCGAGGCGCATCGTGCTGCCCGGGATCGCAGACGTGGCACGCCCACACCGAAGTCTCCGGATCTCGAGGAGGACAGCGCATGA
- the der gene encoding ribosome biogenesis GTPase Der has protein sequence MAAEEEYEGGPDHLAEKMDELDEQLAEQRAEALRAGLADYDLDEDDAALLAGITQGEGGIEFLPALPVVAIVGRPNVGKSALVNRILGRREAVVEDTPGVTRDRVTYKAEWNDRRFSLVDTGGWEPDAKGIDRSVAAQAEVAIDLSDVVLFVVDAMVGATSTDEHVVRLLRKSGKPVFLVANKIDDTRQEPEAAALWNLGLGEPYPTSAVHGRGVADLLDAVLEKLPSVSAVAKYEVGGPRRVAILGRPNVGKSSLLNKAAGEDRVVVNDLAGTTRDPVDEVVELGGKLWRLVDTAGIRRRVHLQQGADFYASLRTSAALEKAEVAVVVLDVSETISEQDIRIIDLVLESGRALVLAFNKWDRLNDDDLVNADRRRYLEREIEQDLAHVTWAPRVNISARTGRHFDKLVPALETALENWDRRIPTGKFNAFLSELVAEHPHPLRGGKQPRILFGTQASTRPPTFVLFTTGFLDPGYRRFIQRRLRELYEFDGTPIVINMRVREKRQR, from the coding sequence ATGGCCGCTGAAGAAGAGTACGAAGGTGGCCCTGACCACCTCGCCGAGAAGATGGACGAGCTCGATGAGCAGCTCGCCGAACAGCGTGCAGAGGCACTGCGCGCCGGACTCGCCGACTACGACCTCGACGAGGACGACGCCGCGCTGCTCGCCGGCATCACGCAGGGGGAGGGCGGGATCGAGTTCCTGCCCGCGCTTCCGGTGGTCGCGATCGTGGGTCGCCCGAACGTCGGCAAGTCCGCGCTTGTGAACCGCATCCTCGGTCGTCGCGAAGCGGTCGTCGAGGACACCCCCGGTGTCACGCGCGACCGCGTCACGTACAAGGCCGAGTGGAACGACCGGCGCTTCTCGCTCGTCGACACCGGCGGCTGGGAGCCCGACGCCAAGGGCATCGACCGCTCGGTCGCCGCCCAGGCCGAGGTCGCGATCGACCTGTCCGACGTCGTGCTGTTCGTCGTCGATGCGATGGTCGGTGCCACCTCGACCGACGAGCACGTCGTCCGGCTCCTCCGCAAGAGCGGCAAGCCCGTCTTCCTCGTCGCGAACAAGATCGACGACACCCGCCAGGAGCCCGAGGCCGCCGCGCTGTGGAACCTCGGACTCGGCGAGCCCTATCCGACCTCCGCCGTGCACGGACGCGGCGTCGCCGACCTGCTCGACGCGGTGCTCGAGAAGCTGCCCAGCGTCTCGGCCGTCGCGAAGTACGAGGTCGGCGGTCCGCGGCGCGTGGCCATCCTCGGCCGCCCGAACGTCGGCAAGTCGTCGCTGCTGAACAAGGCCGCGGGTGAGGACCGCGTCGTCGTCAACGATCTCGCCGGCACGACCCGTGACCCGGTGGACGAGGTCGTGGAGCTCGGCGGAAAGCTGTGGCGTCTTGTCGACACAGCCGGCATCCGTCGTCGTGTGCACCTCCAGCAGGGCGCTGACTTCTACGCATCGCTGCGCACCTCCGCCGCCCTGGAGAAGGCCGAGGTTGCCGTCGTCGTGCTCGACGTCTCCGAGACGATCAGCGAGCAGGACATCCGCATCATCGATCTCGTCCTCGAGTCCGGTCGCGCCCTCGTGCTCGCGTTCAACAAGTGGGATCGTCTCAACGACGACGACCTGGTGAACGCCGACCGCCGTCGCTACCTCGAGCGGGAGATCGAGCAGGATCTCGCGCACGTCACCTGGGCGCCGCGTGTGAACATCTCCGCCAGGACCGGTCGCCACTTCGACAAGCTCGTTCCGGCGCTCGAGACGGCGCTGGAGAACTGGGACCGCCGCATCCCGACCGGGAAGTTCAACGCCTTCCTGTCGGAGCTCGTCGCCGAGCACCCGCACCCGCTGCGCGGAGGCAAGCAGCCGCGCATCCTGTTCGGCACGCAGGCATCGACACGTCCGCCGACGTTCGTGCTGTTCACCACCGGGTTCCTCGACCCCGGGTACCGCCGATTCATCCAGCGGCGCCTGCGCGAGCTGTACGAGTTCGACGGCACGCCCATCGTCATCAACATGCGCGTGCGGGAGAAGCGCCAGCGCTGA
- the cmk gene encoding (d)CMP kinase, whose product MSEFIAIDGPAGSGKSSVSAAIARRRGYGLLDTGAAYRALAWHVLERGGHTDDTDAVLAAAADFDLRLGLDPDDRSVAIGDTDITAAIREPRVSSAVSGVARIPAIREQVNIFFRSLVARAPQPAVVVEGRDITTVVAPDAPVRILLTAAPEVRAARRAGELSGENAAEVAAALHKRDASDSAVVDFLNAAEGVEVVDSTHLDFSQTIDAVLAVIDRKQGAEHGR is encoded by the coding sequence ATGAGTGAATTCATCGCGATCGACGGCCCTGCAGGGTCCGGCAAGTCCAGCGTCTCGGCGGCGATCGCCCGCCGGCGCGGTTACGGCCTCCTCGACACGGGCGCCGCGTACCGCGCACTCGCGTGGCACGTGCTCGAGCGCGGTGGCCACACGGACGACACGGATGCCGTGCTCGCCGCGGCGGCGGACTTCGACCTGCGCCTCGGACTCGACCCCGATGACCGTTCGGTCGCGATCGGCGACACTGACATCACTGCGGCGATCCGCGAGCCCCGTGTGTCATCGGCGGTGAGCGGCGTCGCCCGCATCCCGGCCATCCGCGAGCAGGTGAACATCTTCTTCCGTTCGCTCGTGGCTCGCGCCCCGCAGCCCGCTGTCGTCGTCGAGGGCCGCGACATCACCACCGTGGTGGCGCCGGATGCGCCCGTCCGGATCCTCCTCACCGCCGCACCCGAGGTGAGAGCGGCACGCCGTGCCGGTGAGCTCTCAGGCGAGAACGCCGCCGAGGTGGCCGCAGCGCTGCACAAGCGCGACGCCTCGGACAGTGCGGTCGTCGACTTCCTGAACGCCGCAGAGGGTGTCGAGGTCGTCGACAGCACCCATCTCGATTTTTCCCAGACCATCGACGCCGTGCTCGCGGTGATCGACCGAAAGCAAGGAGCGGAACATGGCCGCTGA
- a CDS encoding prephenate dehydrogenase, with amino-acid sequence MSDTARTNGNGNAPRLSGTVRIVGAGLLGASIGHALTAKGIDVVLADTSPSQLRLAIDYGAGRAARDDDAPSLIVVSVPPDVTADVIAAELDRFPAAVVTDVASVKLEPFRTLTERGVDLTRYIGSHPLAGRERGGAISARADLFIGRPWVVCRDEETRPADLALVEDLALDVGAMPIEMTPEEHDRSVAITSHVPQVVASLLAARLASADEDALRLAGQGVRDTTRIAASAPELWVQILGANAAPVVEVLDALAADLATVSNALRAPDAPGARRVVAETIRQGNDGVERLPGKHGQNRRFEQLVVMVDDTPGQLGRLFGELGELGVNVEDLRLEHSPGAQFGLAEISVAPAALLGAVEGLQERGWRIAGATNE; translated from the coding sequence GTGAGCGACACCGCCAGAACCAACGGCAACGGCAATGCGCCGCGGCTGTCGGGGACCGTGCGCATCGTCGGCGCCGGTCTGCTCGGCGCGAGCATCGGGCATGCCCTCACGGCCAAGGGCATCGACGTCGTGCTCGCCGACACCTCGCCGTCACAGCTGCGTCTCGCGATCGACTACGGCGCGGGGCGGGCCGCACGCGACGATGACGCTCCTTCACTCATCGTCGTGTCCGTTCCGCCGGACGTCACCGCCGACGTCATCGCCGCAGAGCTCGACCGTTTCCCGGCCGCCGTCGTGACGGACGTCGCGAGCGTGAAGCTCGAACCGTTCCGGACCCTCACCGAACGCGGCGTCGACCTCACCCGCTACATCGGCTCGCACCCGCTGGCAGGGCGCGAGCGCGGGGGAGCGATCTCCGCGCGCGCCGACCTGTTCATTGGGCGGCCATGGGTGGTGTGCCGCGACGAGGAGACCCGCCCCGCGGATCTCGCACTCGTCGAAGACCTCGCACTCGACGTCGGCGCGATGCCGATCGAGATGACGCCGGAAGAACACGACCGTTCGGTGGCGATCACCTCCCACGTGCCGCAGGTGGTCGCGAGCCTTCTCGCCGCACGTCTCGCGTCGGCCGACGAGGACGCGCTGCGTCTGGCCGGTCAGGGCGTCCGCGACACGACGCGCATCGCGGCATCCGCCCCTGAGCTGTGGGTGCAGATCCTCGGCGCGAACGCCGCCCCCGTCGTCGAGGTCCTCGACGCGCTGGCAGCCGACCTCGCGACCGTCTCGAACGCACTGCGGGCGCCGGATGCCCCTGGTGCACGTCGCGTCGTCGCGGAGACCATCCGGCAGGGCAACGACGGTGTCGAGCGCCTGCCGGGCAAGCACGGTCAGAACCGCAGGTTCGAGCAGCTCGTCGTCATGGTCGACGACACGCCTGGACAGCTCGGGCGACTGTTCGGCGAGCTCGGTGAGCTCGGTGTGAACGTGGAGGACCTGCGCCTGGAGCATTCGCCCGGCGCACAGTTCGGCCTGGCGGAGATCAGTGTGGCACCGGCCGCACTCCTCGGCGCCGTCGAAGGGCTGCAGGAGCGCGGATGGCGGATAGCAGGAGCGACCAATGAGTGA
- a CDS encoding pseudouridine synthase, with protein sequence MNQEPTPAPEGVRLQKVLAAAGVASRRVVEQYIVEGRISVNGSVVTELGRRIDPENDQVQVDGTAIQLDVSKRYVMLNKPTGVVSTMRDENGRPDLRRFTADWDERLYNVGRLDADTSGLLILTNDGELAHVLAHPSFGVTKVYIAKVEGAVTAQTIAQLTKGIELEDGFIQADKARLLDSSRGASLVELTLHSGRNRIVRRMLAAVGHPVTELVRRQFGPLHLGTLPAGKTRELTKIERGALLTLARHDAPADLTPGDAQENE encoded by the coding sequence ATGAACCAGGAACCGACCCCCGCCCCGGAAGGCGTCCGCCTCCAGAAGGTGCTCGCCGCTGCCGGAGTCGCCTCCCGCCGAGTGGTCGAGCAGTACATCGTCGAGGGGCGCATCAGCGTCAACGGCTCGGTCGTCACCGAGCTCGGGCGCCGCATCGACCCCGAGAACGACCAGGTGCAGGTCGACGGCACCGCGATCCAGCTCGACGTCTCCAAGCGGTACGTGATGCTCAACAAGCCCACCGGCGTGGTGAGCACCATGCGCGACGAGAACGGCCGTCCGGATCTCCGGCGCTTCACCGCGGACTGGGACGAACGGCTCTACAACGTCGGGCGTCTGGATGCCGACACCAGTGGTCTGCTGATCCTCACGAACGACGGCGAACTCGCCCATGTGCTCGCGCACCCCTCCTTCGGCGTCACGAAGGTCTACATCGCCAAGGTCGAAGGCGCCGTCACCGCGCAGACCATCGCTCAGCTCACCAAGGGCATCGAGCTCGAGGACGGCTTCATCCAGGCCGACAAGGCGCGGCTGCTGGACTCCTCGCGAGGGGCGAGCCTGGTGGAGCTCACGCTGCACTCCGGACGCAACCGGATCGTGCGTCGGATGCTCGCCGCGGTGGGGCATCCGGTCACCGAACTGGTCCGTCGGCAGTTCGGTCCGCTCCACCTGGGAACCCTCCCGGCGGGAAAGACCCGCGAACTGACTAAAATCGAACGTGGTGCGTTGTTGACTCTCGCGCGCCATGACGCCCCTGCGGACCTCACGCCGGGAGATGCCCAGGAGAACGAGTGA
- the scpB gene encoding SMC-Scp complex subunit ScpB, with protein MTDETTVPETPLTEKLEAILLIIDEPLGLVALAAAVGAPVPAVRQAIETLVEDYDGRGAGPRRGFELREVGGGWRLYVREDHDDLVAEFVGGQAPARLSQAALETLAVIAYKQPVTRGQVASIRAVNVDSVVRTLLARGLITELFADSETGAINYGTTDALLQNLGINSLDELPPISPLLDDGADGFDEGTIR; from the coding sequence ATGACCGATGAGACCACCGTGCCGGAGACGCCGCTGACCGAGAAGCTCGAGGCGATCCTGCTGATCATCGACGAGCCGTTGGGTCTCGTCGCGCTCGCCGCCGCCGTCGGGGCTCCGGTGCCGGCGGTGCGGCAGGCGATCGAGACGCTGGTCGAGGACTACGACGGCCGAGGGGCAGGGCCCCGCCGCGGCTTCGAACTCCGTGAGGTCGGCGGCGGCTGGCGGCTGTACGTCCGAGAGGACCATGACGATCTCGTCGCGGAGTTTGTGGGAGGGCAGGCTCCGGCGCGTCTGTCGCAGGCTGCGCTCGAGACCCTGGCGGTCATCGCCTACAAGCAGCCGGTGACCCGAGGGCAGGTCGCGTCCATCCGCGCCGTCAACGTGGACTCGGTCGTGCGCACTCTTCTCGCACGCGGGCTCATCACCGAACTTTTCGCGGACTCCGAGACCGGAGCCATCAACTACGGCACCACCGACGCACTGCTGCAGAACCTCGGCATCAACTCGCTCGACGAGCTGCCGCCGATCTCGCCGCTGCTCGATGACGGTGCCGACGGATTCGACGAAGGAACCATCCGATGA
- a CDS encoding segregation and condensation protein A, whose protein sequence is MALSPEPAADVTTDTAAAEAAESGASAAETGDPITPAVDESAETGDGFRVSLTNFDGPFDLLLNLISKHEMDITEVSLSAVTNEFIAYLAELDSNEELDQASEFLVVAATLLDMKVAGLLPQGELVDAEAVALLEARDLLFARLLQYRAFKEVSAWFARCLQREDRRHTRAVRLDEKHRRQTPELVWTLSPTDFAAIALLAFAPKEIPHVGLDHLHAPLVSIREQAAIVVTLLRNTESLTFRELVAGATEPGIVVARFISVLELYRHAALSFEQLEPLGELTLRWAADSWSDETLATLGADYDR, encoded by the coding sequence GTGGCGCTGTCGCCTGAGCCCGCCGCGGACGTCACGACCGACACTGCCGCTGCTGAGGCGGCGGAATCCGGAGCCTCCGCCGCCGAGACGGGAGACCCGATCACACCCGCAGTCGACGAGTCGGCGGAGACCGGCGATGGTTTCCGCGTCTCGTTGACGAACTTCGACGGTCCGTTCGATCTGCTGCTGAACCTCATCTCCAAGCACGAGATGGACATCACCGAGGTGTCGCTCAGCGCCGTCACGAACGAGTTCATCGCCTACCTCGCGGAGCTCGACTCGAACGAGGAGTTGGATCAGGCATCCGAGTTCCTCGTCGTGGCCGCGACCCTGCTCGACATGAAGGTCGCCGGTCTCCTCCCGCAGGGGGAGCTCGTCGATGCCGAGGCCGTCGCCCTGCTCGAGGCGCGCGACCTGCTGTTCGCCCGCCTGCTGCAGTACCGCGCGTTCAAAGAGGTGTCCGCGTGGTTCGCTCGGTGCCTCCAGCGCGAAGATCGACGGCACACCAGGGCCGTCCGTCTCGACGAGAAGCATCGGCGCCAGACGCCGGAGCTGGTGTGGACGCTCAGCCCTACCGACTTCGCGGCGATCGCGCTTCTCGCGTTCGCCCCGAAGGAGATCCCGCACGTCGGCCTCGACCACCTGCACGCGCCGCTGGTCAGCATCCGCGAGCAGGCGGCGATCGTCGTGACGCTGCTGCGCAACACCGAATCGCTCACCTTCCGTGAACTCGTCGCCGGTGCGACCGAACCCGGCATCGTCGTGGCACGCTTCATCTCCGTGCTCGAGCTGTACCGCCACGCCGCCCTCTCCTTCGAGCAGCTGGAACCGCTCGGTGAACTGACGCTGCGCTGGGCCGCCGACTCCTGGTCGGACGAGACACTTGCCACCCTGGGAGCCGACTATGACCGATGA
- a CDS encoding ParA family protein, which translates to MGPTGRPYHGFPIPAPLDSHGPARIIALCNQKGGVGKTTTSINLAASLAEYGRKVLAVDFDPQGALSAGLGIQTHDVATIYDLLLDTKRDAHEVIVKSSVEGLDVIPANIDLSAAEVHLVNEVARETILARVLRQVAGEYDVILIDCQPSLGLLTVNALTASHGVLIPLECEFFALRGVALLIETIEKVRDRLNPAIQLDGLLATMYDARTLHSREVLERVVEAFGDDVLETVIGRTVKFPDASVSGVPITEFAPEHAAAQAYLRLARELVARGAVA; encoded by the coding sequence ATGGGCCCCACGGGTCGTCCGTACCACGGCTTCCCGATCCCCGCCCCACTGGACTCGCACGGTCCTGCGCGCATCATCGCGCTGTGCAACCAGAAGGGCGGCGTCGGCAAGACGACGACCTCCATCAACCTCGCCGCATCCTTGGCCGAGTACGGGCGCAAGGTGCTCGCGGTCGACTTCGACCCGCAGGGTGCGCTGTCGGCGGGCCTGGGAATCCAGACGCATGACGTCGCGACCATCTACGACCTGCTGCTGGACACCAAGCGCGACGCGCACGAGGTGATCGTGAAGTCGTCGGTCGAAGGTCTCGACGTCATCCCGGCGAACATCGACCTCTCCGCGGCCGAGGTGCACCTGGTCAACGAGGTGGCCCGCGAGACGATCCTCGCCCGCGTCCTGCGTCAGGTCGCGGGGGAGTACGACGTCATCCTCATCGACTGCCAGCCGTCGCTCGGACTGCTGACCGTGAACGCGCTCACCGCGAGCCACGGCGTGTTGATCCCCCTGGAGTGCGAGTTCTTCGCGCTGCGGGGTGTCGCCCTGCTCATCGAGACGATCGAGAAGGTCCGCGACCGGCTCAACCCGGCCATCCAGCTCGACGGTCTGCTCGCGACGATGTACGACGCGCGGACGCTGCACTCGCGCGAGGTGCTGGAGCGCGTCGTCGAGGCCTTCGGGGACGACGTGCTCGAGACCGTGATCGGCCGCACCGTGAAGTTCCCCGACGCATCGGTGTCGGGGGTTCCCATCACCGAGTTCGCACCGGAGCATGCCGCCGCACAGGCGTACCTGCGGCTGGCCCGGGAGCTGGTCGCCCGTGGCGCTGTCGCCTGA
- the xerD gene encoding site-specific tyrosine recombinase XerD codes for MRLDRAVDAYLRHITIERGLSEHTVGAYRRDLAVYLDWLSAAGIEDTAAVSGAVIARFVGERASQDPPPAATSLARLQSSVRGLHRFLVREGIEPEDPSGRLRPPKTPQRLPKALTIDQVERLLAAPSGEDPLGIRDRALLEFLYATGARVSEAVGLDVDDLAHGDVLRLRGKGSKERIVPVGSFARDAVDAYLTRVRPGLAAKGRASARLFLGARGAPLSRQSAWLIIRAAAEAAQITAEVSPHTLRHSFATHLLQGGADVRVVQELLGHASVATTQIYTHVSVDTLRDIYATSHPRAR; via the coding sequence ATGCGCCTGGATCGTGCCGTCGACGCGTATCTTCGTCACATCACGATCGAGCGCGGCCTCTCGGAGCACACCGTCGGCGCCTACCGTCGCGACCTCGCGGTGTACCTCGACTGGCTCTCCGCGGCCGGCATCGAGGACACCGCAGCGGTCAGCGGTGCCGTGATCGCCCGGTTCGTCGGCGAGCGCGCGTCCCAGGACCCGCCGCCGGCGGCCACGAGCCTGGCGCGGCTGCAGTCCTCCGTACGGGGTCTGCACCGCTTCCTGGTGCGGGAGGGCATCGAGCCGGAGGACCCCTCCGGCCGCCTGCGCCCGCCCAAGACGCCGCAGCGGTTGCCGAAGGCGCTGACCATCGACCAGGTCGAGCGCCTGCTCGCGGCACCGTCCGGTGAGGATCCGCTCGGCATCCGCGACCGTGCGCTGCTGGAATTCCTCTACGCGACCGGAGCGCGCGTGTCCGAGGCGGTCGGTCTCGACGTCGACGACCTCGCGCACGGGGACGTGCTGCGTCTGCGCGGCAAGGGCTCCAAGGAGCGCATCGTGCCGGTCGGTTCGTTCGCGCGCGACGCGGTCGATGCATACCTCACGCGCGTCCGGCCGGGGCTCGCCGCCAAGGGCAGGGCATCGGCGCGACTGTTCCTCGGGGCGCGGGGTGCGCCGCTGTCGCGCCAGAGCGCGTGGCTGATCATCCGCGCGGCAGCCGAGGCCGCGCAGATCACCGCGGAGGTCTCGCCGCACACCCTTCGACACTCGTTCGCGACGCACCTGCTGCAGGGAGGGGCGGACGTCCGGGTCGTACAGGAACTCCTCGGGCACGCCTCGGTCGCGACCACCCAGATCTACACGCACGTCTCCGTCGACACGTTGCGCGACATCTACGCCACGTCCCACCCGCGGGCGCGCTGA
- a CDS encoding NUDIX domain-containing protein, translating into MTEGLLRDEELNPEIVSSEVPFRGAVWDIRSDRFRYGDAEITRHYVDHTGAVAIVALDDRDRVLLIQQYRHPIRHRDWELPAGLLDIEGEDPLVAAQRELAEETDLVAEHWQPLLSTYTTPGGSDEIVHFYLATGLSDAPDAHARVDEEADIRVEWVPLADAVTAVLDGRMRNALLANGVMAATLRRSQD; encoded by the coding sequence ATGACTGAGGGGCTGCTGCGCGACGAGGAGCTGAATCCGGAGATCGTCTCGAGTGAGGTTCCGTTCCGCGGGGCGGTGTGGGACATCCGGTCCGACCGGTTCCGGTACGGCGATGCCGAGATCACCCGGCACTACGTCGACCACACCGGTGCGGTGGCGATCGTCGCCCTGGACGACCGGGATCGTGTGCTGCTCATCCAGCAGTACCGTCACCCCATCCGCCACCGGGACTGGGAGCTTCCGGCGGGCCTCCTCGACATCGAGGGGGAGGACCCCCTCGTGGCGGCACAGCGTGAGCTGGCGGAGGAGACCGACCTCGTCGCAGAGCACTGGCAGCCGTTGCTCTCGACGTACACCACCCCCGGCGGCAGCGACGAGATCGTGCACTTCTACCTCGCGACGGGTCTGAGCGACGCTCCTGACGCGCACGCACGCGTGGACGAGGAGGCGGACATCCGCGTCGAATGGGTGCCGCTGGCGGATGCCGTGACCGCCGTGCTCGACGGCCGGATGCGCAACGCGCTGCTGGCGAACGGAGTCATGGCGGCGACCCTGAGGCGTTCACAGGACTGA
- a CDS encoding CTP synthase, translating to MNSSSAGPENDTTKHIFVTGGVVSSLGKGLTAASLGNLLTARGLRVVMQKLDPYLNVDPGTMNPFQHGEVFVTDDGAETDLDIGHYERFLDINLSQAANVTTGQIYSQVIAKERRGEYLGDTVQVIPHITDEIKRRMRLQATEEPRPDVIITEVGGTVGDIESQPFLESARQLRHELGRDNVFFVHVSLVPFMGASGEQKTKPTQHSVAALRQVGIQPDALVLRSDRPVSESNRNKIALMCDVDAEGVINTVDLPSIYDIPSTLNDQGLDSYIVRRLGLDAKAAPEVDWSRWQKVLQAVHNPKHEVTIGLVGKYIDLPDAYLSVTEALRAGGFAHEAHVQIRWIPSDSCETPEGAAKALADLDGICVPGGFGIRGIEGKLGALRFAREQGIPTLGLCLGLQCMVIEYGRHVAGIEGASSSEFDPDTAEPVIATMAEQVEIIDGGDLGGTMRLGLYEASLAEGSLAAEVYGSTTISERHRHRYEVNNAYRGRLADAGLVFSGLNPELDLVEFVELPRDVHPYYIATQAHPELRSRPTDPHPLFRGLIGAAIERHRASELFDVSADD from the coding sequence ATGAACTCTTCTTCTGCGGGGCCCGAAAACGACACGACCAAGCACATCTTCGTGACAGGTGGTGTCGTTTCTTCGTTGGGCAAGGGCCTGACGGCCGCAAGCCTCGGCAACCTGCTCACGGCGCGTGGTCTGCGCGTGGTCATGCAGAAGCTCGACCCCTATCTGAACGTCGACCCGGGGACGATGAACCCGTTCCAGCACGGCGAGGTGTTCGTCACGGACGACGGTGCCGAGACCGACCTCGACATCGGTCACTACGAGCGATTCCTCGACATCAACCTGTCGCAGGCGGCCAACGTCACCACCGGTCAGATCTACTCGCAGGTCATCGCCAAGGAGCGCCGGGGCGAGTACCTCGGCGACACCGTGCAGGTCATCCCGCACATCACCGACGAGATCAAGCGCCGCATGCGTCTCCAGGCGACGGAAGAGCCCCGGCCCGACGTCATCATCACCGAGGTCGGCGGCACGGTGGGTGACATCGAGTCGCAGCCGTTCCTCGAGTCCGCTCGTCAGCTGCGCCACGAGCTCGGTCGCGACAACGTGTTCTTCGTGCACGTCTCGCTCGTTCCGTTCATGGGGGCGTCGGGGGAGCAAAAGACCAAGCCCACCCAGCACTCGGTCGCAGCCCTCCGCCAGGTCGGCATCCAGCCCGACGCCCTCGTGCTCCGCAGTGACCGCCCGGTCAGCGAGTCGAACCGCAACAAGATCGCGCTGATGTGCGACGTCGACGCCGAGGGCGTCATCAACACCGTCGACCTGCCGAGCATCTACGACATCCCGTCCACGCTGAACGATCAGGGCCTGGACTCCTACATCGTCCGCCGCCTCGGGCTCGACGCCAAGGCGGCCCCCGAGGTCGACTGGTCGCGGTGGCAGAAGGTGCTCCAGGCGGTGCACAACCCGAAGCACGAGGTGACCATCGGCCTGGTCGGCAAGTACATCGACCTCCCAGACGCCTACCTCTCCGTCACCGAGGCGCTTCGTGCCGGTGGCTTCGCCCACGAGGCCCACGTGCAGATCCGCTGGATCCCCTCGGACTCCTGCGAGACCCCGGAGGGCGCCGCCAAGGCGCTTGCGGATCTGGACGGCATCTGCGTGCCCGGCGGCTTCGGCATCCGTGGCATCGAGGGCAAGCTCGGCGCGCTGCGCTTCGCTCGCGAGCAGGGCATCCCCACGCTCGGCCTGTGCCTCGGACTGCAGTGCATGGTCATCGAATACGGGCGCCACGTCGCCGGCATCGAGGGTGCGTCTTCCAGCGAGTTCGACCCCGACACCGCTGAGCCGGTCATCGCGACCATGGCCGAGCAGGTCGAGATCATCGACGGCGGCGACCTTGGTGGCACCATGCGTCTCGGTCTCTACGAGGCGAGCCTCGCTGAGGGCTCCCTCGCCGCGGAGGTCTACGGCTCGACCACGATCTCCGAGCGTCACCGTCACCGCTACGAGGTCAACAACGCCTACCGCGGCCGTCTGGCGGACGCCGGTCTGGTGTTCTCCGGACTGAACCCGGAGCTCGACCTCGTCGAGTTCGTCGAGCTTCCGCGCGACGTGCACCCGTACTACATCGCCACCCAGGCGCACCCCGAGCTGCGTTCGCGTCCGACCGACCCGCACCCGCTGTTCCGCGGTCTCATCGGTGCGGCCATCGAGCGGCACCGCGCGAGCGAGCTCTTCGACGTCTCCGCCGATGACTGA